Genomic window (Gammaproteobacteria bacterium):
TCGCACGGTCAAGGGCAAGAACCCGGTATTCGTCACCGGTGACGTGGATGCCAACCTGAACCGGCTGCTGGCGATGGTCTCGGCGCTGGGCGCCGAGGTGGCGGTGCTGCGTGATCGCCAGCGCACCCTCGAGCAACTGCTCGCGCGCCAGGGCGGGCCTGGCCCGGAGGCCATCGAGCAGTTCGACCCGGATCCGCGCGACATGGCCGAGCGGATGCGCTGGCAGGCCGGTTTCCTGCGGCGGGTCTACGCCATCCTCGAGCGCGAGGCCGACGCGGCTGGCGATGCCGGGCCAGCCGGGGACTGACAGGCCTCGTCCAGCTCAGGAACCGGCCGCAGCCGTGGCGGGCCGATGCCGTCCCGCCGCCATGACGGCCAGCGCGGCCAGCATCACCAGGCCGTTGAGGAGGCCGGTGATGACGAACGGGCCGCCGGGCATCCAGGCGTCGAAGACCCAGCCGCCGATCTTGGTGGCAAGCAGGATGCCGATCGCCCCGGCGAGTGTGAACATGCCACTCACCACGCCGACCGACTGGCCGCGGGCCTCCTGTCCCAGCAGGGCGGTGGCGGCGAGGATGGCTGCCAGCTGTCCCATGCCCAGCACGACCGCGGCCGGATAGGCTGCCGGGCCGAGCGGGGTTTCCAGCAGGCCGATCCAGACGTAGCCCAGCATGGCCAGTGCCGTGGCGCCCACGAGCGCCAGGACACGGTTGATCCGGTCGGTGATCAGGCCCATGACCGGGGCGAACAGCAGTGCCGCGCCTTGCACCGCCCCGAACACGGCCGCCGCCTGCACCAGCGCGGTGCCCGTGGCCAGGCCGCGGTCCTGTCCCACTTGGGTGATCCACAGCGAGAGGAAGACCACCACGACCACCAGGTCGGTGCGGGCCACGAATGCCGCCCCGCAGGCCAGCGCGATGCGCGGGTTGTCGCGGACCGCGGTCAGGCCGAGTTGCAGCCGCTGCGCGAAAGGCAGCTCGCTGGGGCGAGCCTGGTTGTGCCGCGCCAGGCCAAGCCAGGCGACAGCCGTTGCCAGCACGGAGATCACGGCGGTGATCCAGTAGGCGTAGCGGCCGGCTTCGACCGGCGTGGCGCCGCCGGCGATGAACCGTGCCGGCAGCGGCGCCAGCGCCACCACGATCAGCAGGATGCCGATGATGCTCAGCATCGCGATGATGCCAACCAGTTTTCCGCGGCTGTGCTCGGCCGGGTACTCCGCTTGCAGGGCCACCGTCATCACGCCGATGGACGCCATGCCCACCGCGTAGACGACACGGTAGGCGAGCAGTTCGCCGAAGCTTTCCGCGAGCGGGTAGAGCATGTAGCTCGCGGCCACCAGTGCCAGGCCCAGTGTCAGCACCAGCCGTCGCCCGGCGCGGTCGGACCAGGCGCCCATGAGACCCGACAGCGCGATCAGCACGACCTCGGTCCAGAAGGCCAGGTCCCCGCTCGCCACGCCCTGGCGATCGCGGGCGATGCCCAGGTGCTCCGTGAGGATGAACGGCTGCGCGAAATTGATGTAGGGCACCATGATGCCGAGGAAAAACATCGTCGCCACCAGGGTGAGCACATTGCCCGGGGTGATGCCGGGGGCG
Coding sequences:
- a CDS encoding MFS transporter, whose product is MAVDRLGPIQLAPGITPGNVLTLVATMFFLGIMVPYINFAQPFILTEHLGIARDRQGVASGDLAFWTEVVLIALSGLMGAWSDRAGRRLVLTLGLALVAASYMLYPLAESFGELLAYRVVYAVGMASIGVMTVALQAEYPAEHSRGKLVGIIAMLSIIGILLIVVALAPLPARFIAGGATPVEAGRYAYWITAVISVLATAVAWLGLARHNQARPSELPFAQRLQLGLTAVRDNPRIALACGAAFVARTDLVVVVVFLSLWITQVGQDRGLATGTALVQAAAVFGAVQGAALLFAPVMGLITDRINRVLALVGATALAMLGYVWIGLLETPLGPAAYPAAVVLGMGQLAAILAATALLGQEARGQSVGVVSGMFTLAGAIGILLATKIGGWVFDAWMPGGPFVITGLLNGLVMLAALAVMAAGRHRPATAAAGS